The Desulfoplanes formicivorans genomic sequence GGAAAAAGCGTCCTGCATCTTGAGACTCCAACATCCCGTACGTCTATTCCCATACGGGTCAGACCAGCGCCAAACAAACTGGATCCCAAAGCCTGGCAAATCATGCTAAGCGACCTTGAGATCTGGCTGAACGGAGTGAGTGTGGGACTCGAAGGCGGGGTAAATGGCAGGATAACAACCGAGACGGGACCCACGCCGCAATTTTTGGCCACAGCACTGCTCCCGCTTGTGAACCCTCTGGTCATAAGCCTGGCAACCATCTGCCAAACGCCCAGAACCAAGGATGCGGGATATTGGCAGGACGTTGCGTTGCGAAACATGCACAAGGCAGACAGAGAATCCCTTGCCTGGGTCACGCGACATCCGGAAACCGGTGCCTGGCTTCTCCCTTGGGTACGGGTCGATCTGATCGGTGATGAGCCCCATTTCCCCCAGCGGTGTATCACTCAAACCGTTGACCATCCTGCCAACCGGTATGTGGTCTGGCTGGCACGAAAAGCCGAACACACCCTGAAATCGACAGGCATCGCTCTCCGCTCCATGGCAAAAAGCCCCCCGGTGGACGACACCAGCCGGTGGTGCCTCAATCGAAGCAGGAGTCTTCTTGATGGGGCCGAAATCATCGGAAACATCATCAAACGCTCCCCACTGCGACATGTTCGCCCCCATCCCCCGAGCGAGGCCGCTTTGCTTGTTGTTCTTGACGATCCCGCTTACGCCGCCTTTCACTCCACAAGCAGGCTTTTCATCTCCCCTGCATTCAGCCTTGACCAGGGACAGCCTTGTGGAGCTCCTGTCCGCCCCAGCTATGAGATCTATGAAATATGGTGCTACCTGACGCTGGTCCACGCCTCCCAAAAGAAATGGCCCCATTGGAAATGGCAGAGCAAGGGGTTTGGACACATCCTGAACATGACCAGTTCCGGTACAGGAGC encodes the following:
- a CDS encoding nuclease domain-containing protein — encoded protein: MTPCAVYHEGEKIGPLNGILCLEENRSYEVVVKEPATTRAWLDQLPLEACAPGCFSLNTGFWVGKSVLHLETPTSRTSIPIRVRPAPNKLDPKAWQIMLSDLEIWLNGVSVGLEGGVNGRITTETGPTPQFLATALLPLVNPLVISLATICQTPRTKDAGYWQDVALRNMHKADRESLAWVTRHPETGAWLLPWVRVDLIGDEPHFPQRCITQTVDHPANRYVVWLARKAEHTLKSTGIALRSMAKSPPVDDTSRWCLNRSRSLLDGAEIIGNIIKRSPLRHVRPHPPSEAALLVVLDDPAYAAFHSTSRLFISPAFSLDQGQPCGAPVRPSYEIYEIWCYLTLVHASQKKWPHWKWQSKGFGHILNMTSSGTGATTTGTAPNGSRIDLAFNPIFPGYFARNNASRYSLSTERRPDITIAWQPVHGDAWWACLDAKYRVGRTNLGDAFSSVHIYRDALIWKKFGGPPRYSFLLAPKASHDCGDWFSETFREKTNRGIWEFSPTGEGGRNFIEWLEMRM